One window from the genome of Leucobacter aridicollis encodes:
- a CDS encoding ATP-dependent Clp protease proteolytic subunit: MTNLYMPQGGSADRMMPDSRYVLPTFEERTAYGFKRQDPYAKLFEDRIIFLGVQVDDASADDVMAQLLVLESQDPERDITMYINSPGGSFTAMTAIYDTMQYVRPHIQTVCLGQAASAAAVLLAGGTPGKRLALPNARVLIHQPSSGQGGHGQASDIEIQAREIQRMREWLEETLSKHSKRSIEEVHNDIDRDKILSAQEAFEYGLVDQVLTSRKNPQPVIAQ; encoded by the coding sequence ATGACGAATCTCTACATGCCGCAGGGTGGCTCTGCCGATCGCATGATGCCCGACTCGCGTTACGTACTGCCCACGTTCGAGGAGCGCACGGCGTACGGTTTCAAGCGCCAGGACCCGTACGCAAAGCTTTTCGAAGACCGCATCATCTTCCTGGGTGTCCAGGTTGACGACGCCTCCGCCGACGACGTGATGGCCCAGCTGCTCGTGCTCGAGAGCCAGGACCCTGAACGCGACATCACGATGTACATCAACTCACCGGGCGGATCGTTCACTGCGATGACCGCGATCTACGACACGATGCAGTATGTCCGGCCGCACATTCAGACTGTCTGCCTGGGCCAGGCTGCATCGGCAGCCGCCGTTCTGCTCGCCGGCGGCACCCCTGGCAAGCGCCTGGCGCTTCCAAACGCTCGTGTACTCATCCACCAGCCGTCAAGCGGGCAGGGTGGTCACGGCCAGGCATCAGACATCGAGATCCAGGCACGCGAGATCCAGCGGATGCGTGAGTGGCTTGAGGAGACACTGTCCAAGCACTCGAAGCGTTCGATCGAGGAAGTTCACAATGACATCGACCGTGACAAGATCCTGAGCGCCCAGGAGGCGTTCGAGTATGGCCTTGTCGACCAGGTGCTGACGAGCCGGAAGAATCCGCAGCCCGTCATCGCTCAGTAG